Below is a window of Candidatus Atribacteria bacterium DNA.
TGCAATCGTTTTTTCAGCTTTAAGTGTCAACAGACTGCTATTACTTTTCTCCGCTCCAAAATCCCATACCGGGGTAACATCTAAATCGACCTGAAAAGCTTTATCCGCATCAAGGATTTTTAAATTTTGTTCCAAGCTATCGATGGTGTTTCTGATTCCTTCTAAATCGTAATTATGCTCTATACCCCATTCGATCGCTTCTTTTAAAGATATATCTTTGGCCTGTAAGACGCTTGGAAAGAGTAAAATACTTGCTATAATAATGGCTACAATGAATGGGGTTTTATTAAATTTCATTATTGTATATCTCCCTTATTTAAATTTCCCATGATGGATTGTAAATTAAGTAGGGCATTATAATAATTACGGACTGAAGATGCTAATCGATATTCTGCTTCAAGCACACCTACCATAGCAGACAGCTCTTCATCTTTGCTTGCCAATCCTGCTTTAACTTGATTGCTAATGATTGTTTTATGTTTGTTTATTTGGTTTAGGCTGTTTTGAGTTGATATAATGTTATTTTTTGTTTGCATATAATTTTGCCATTGAGATTGTATTTGGTAATCCAGATTTTCTTGGGCAATTTGGTAGTCCAGTTTTGTTATTTCAAAATTGTTTTCCAATTTTTTTAAATCTATCTCCGGAGTATCCGAAACCTTACTTTTCTCTAATTCCAGACTGGCCAAATCGATTTGCAGATTATTAATTTGCAATGACACACTATTTTGTCTTCCTTTTTGCAATGCTTCATTTAATTTAATTTCTTTAAAATCGGGGACATTTATTGCGGCTAACTCTATCTGACTTTTTGAATTTAATCCTAAGGTTACCCGAAAATTTCCCAGTAATTTTTGATAGTCTAATTTTGCACTTTCAAAGGAAAATAATGCATCATAATATATATTACTCTGTTCCAGAACATCCAGTTCAACTTTATATCCAGCTTTGGCCTGAAGTTCTATATCTTCCAGAGTATTTTTTTCCATTTCTGAAGTTCTTTCTTTAACTTGCAAGTCTTTTTGTGCTAATTTCAATTGGAGATATTCATCAATGACTTGAATAATAAGGTCTTCTTTTTTTTGTTGAAATTGCTCTTTTTCCTGTGAAAGTAATAATTCATTTTGCTTTTCTAATAAATTGGATTGGGCTAATAGGTTTTCAGCATTATTTTTTTTGGCGTCAATTTCTACATTTTCCAACTGGTAACGAGCTTTCTGAAATTCAAGATTATTAGCTAATGCCATCTCTACGGCTTGAGAAGGATCCAATTTTATAATTTCCTGAGCAGTAATCTGAATATTTCCTATTACCAGAATAGCAAAAAATAGAAACATAAAGATAAGCAGTTTTTTCTTCATGATTTACCTCCAGATAAAATGGATTTAGACATAAAATCTTTTATTATTACCCATTTTAGTATTATAATCTAAAATCTCTATAAAGCAAAAATTAACTTTTTATAAAATTAAAATTAAAATTTTATTAACTCTTATGTGGTAGGAGCGGTTCTTGTGATAATGCAGATTTAATGATTAAATAATTCATTAATTTAGAAACTTTTTCTTTTAAAAAGAAGGATTATTCAGAATCCTTGTCGTATTTGTTTTAAAATAGAAAATGGAAATATTTCTTCAAAAGGAGAAATAAAAAGGGAGGTCAGATATGTTTTGGGGAGTAATAGTGGGAATTATAGCTATGTCCTTTTTGGGTTTTATCCCTTTATTCGGTCCGTTACTTGCTGGTTTTATCGCCGGATTAATTGTTAGAGGAACCGGAAATGGGGCATTGGCTGGTTTTTTGAGTGGAAGTTTTGGCGGAATATTAGCATTGCTTATCCTTCCTGGTTTAGGTGGTTTTCTCGGTATTGCTTCCGGTGGATTATTTGGAGGGGCATTAGGAGGGATGATGGGAGTTATTTTAGGAGGAGGAATTTTTATATCTACTCTTTACTTTGGTTTATTAGGATTAGTTGGTGGGGCTTTG
It encodes the following:
- a CDS encoding TolC family protein translates to MKKKLLIFMFLFFAILVIGNIQITAQEIIKLDPSQAVEMALANNLEFQKARYQLENVEIDAKKNNAENLLAQSNLLEKQNELLLSQEKEQFQQKKEDLIIQVIDEYLQLKLAQKDLQVKERTSEMEKNTLEDIELQAKAGYKVELDVLEQSNIYYDALFSFESAKLDYQKLLGNFRVTLGLNSKSQIELAAINVPDFKEIKLNEALQKGRQNSVSLQINNLQIDLASLELEKSKVSDTPEIDLKKLENNFEITKLDYQIAQENLDYQIQSQWQNYMQTKNNIISTQNSLNQINKHKTIISNQVKAGLASKDEELSAMVGVLEAEYRLASSVRNYYNALLNLQSIMGNLNKGDIQ